Proteins co-encoded in one Nicotiana sylvestris chromosome 7, ASM39365v2, whole genome shotgun sequence genomic window:
- the LOC104233719 gene encoding uncharacterized protein: MEKSATLESGEGRNSVELVKSVSDKQLDLLRPSARYYSVSKGQRGDAEDRDKGKYTLIRDVEDLQTGFYDKPLPCFGCGVGWFSFLLGFLCPLLWYYATILYFGNYYRKDPRERAGLAASAIAAMACSVVLLIIIAVKLFL, encoded by the exons ATGGAAAAGA GTGCTACTCTTGAAAGCGGAGAGGGCAGAAATAGCGTTGAACTCGTGAAATCGGTCTCTGACAAACAGCTTGACCTTTTGAGGCCATCAGCTCGGTATTATTCAGTATCTAAAG GACAAAGAGGTGATGCAGAAGATCGTGATAAGGGAAAGTATACATTGATTAGAGATGTAGAGGACCTTCAAACAGGGTTCTATGATAAACCTCTTCCTTGCTTTGGTTGTGGAGTCGGATGGTTTTC ATTTCTACTGGGATTTCTATGCCCGTTGTTGTGGTATTATGCTACAATACTGTATTTCGGAAACTACTACCGCAAGGATCCTAGAGAACGTGCCGGACTTGCTGCATCTGCTATTGCT GCGATGGCGTGTTCTGTTGTGTTGCTAATAATCATAGCAGTAAAACTCTTCTTGTAG